From Vigna unguiculata cultivar IT97K-499-35 chromosome 5, ASM411807v1, whole genome shotgun sequence, the proteins below share one genomic window:
- the LOC114184070 gene encoding 1-aminocyclopropane-1-carboxylate oxidase 1-like encodes MDFRAPPPSPVASARRTSSLSNDDVFRRFLETSLRLPNINNNHRKPLPKVDFSSLCSDDALRHVISDSFATVGCFQLLNHGIPLDVIASPAEASIAIFQVPPEKRGGATRSAESPWGFDDEDEFVWGRDKEFNLRMQQLSPTGYSNFNKKMENLVARIENVAEKILQVILQDSPPKIANSVDMICGHERGTLCSVYKHCSDNMSGQCANSLNYDVIRMLVRGNQSSHCLCLHLCDGSSEFQVYSKKGWLSFFPEKGALVITAGDQTQMLSDGHYKDVIGRPIFKGEKEDCISMAFLYSPPNKKSNFQNSGERTISLGLQVLLAMILTLVCHVLFYV; translated from the exons ATGGATTTCCGTGCCCCGCCGCCATCTCCTGTGGCCTCCGCCAGGCGAACGTCCTCGCTCTCCAACGACGACGTTTTCCGCCGATTCTTGGAGACCTCTCTCCGTCTCCCGAACATTAACAACAACCACCGAAAGCCGCTTCCAAAGGTTGACTTTAGCTCCTTATGTTCCGACGACGCTCTTCGTCACGTCATTTCGGACTCTTTCGCAACTGTCGGATGCTTTCAGCTGCTCAACCATGGAATTCCACTGGACGTGATCGCGTCGCCGGCGGAAGCTTCTATCGCAATTTTCCAGGTGCCGCCGGAGAAGCGAGGCGGCGCAACGAGGTCAGCGGAGAGTCCGTGGGGTTTCGACGATGAAGATGAGTTCGTTTGGGGAAGAGATAAGGAGTTCAACCTCAGAATGCAGCAACTTTCGCCAACCGGATATTCCAATTTCAA TAAGAAGATGGAGAATCTTGTGGCCAGGATAGAGAATGTGGCCGAGAAAATTTTGCAAGTGATACTCCAAGATTCTCCCCCAAAAATTGCAAACTCTGTGGACATGATTTGTGGGCATGAACGTGGGACACTTTGTTCTGTTTATAAGCACTGCTCAGATAACATGTCAGGACAATGTGCTAACTCTTTAAACTATGATGTGATCAGAATGCTGGTGAGGGGAAACCAATCCTCTCATTGCTTGTGCTTGCATCTATGTGACGGGTCTTCTGAGTTTCAGGTTTACTCTAAGAAAGGGTGGCTCTCTTTCTTTCCAGAAAAAGGAGCCCTTGTAATCACAGCTGGAGACCAAACTCAG ATGTTGAGTGATGGACACTACAAGGACGTGATTGGAAGGCCAATATTTAAAGGTGAGAAAGAGGACTGCATTTCAATGGCTTTCCTCTATTCACCGCCAAACAAGAAGAGCAATTTTCAGAACAGTGGGGAAAGAACTATTTCTCTGGGCTTGCAAGTCCTATTGGCCATGATTTTGACCCTTGTGTGTCATGTCCTCTTTTatgtctaa
- the LOC114183976 gene encoding uncharacterized protein LOC114183976, whose protein sequence is MKPIEMESKAPIVAKKVWDMVRVMFFMMRKGISKGKLMMDLNVMLKRRSKLAGKAIANLMSHHHHHHHHAAASHDSHLQFSAPREYEFSCSNTPSAFSFPAIGKRHRHFFACVHAPPTHDDDSVTMNAVKTVLEMLNNDVKVETTSSPALPGFGRSPMVRQLRVTDSPFPLRDSDQDNDHQVDKAAEEFIKRFYKELRKQD, encoded by the coding sequence ATGAAACCTATAGAAATGGAAAGCAAGGCACCGATAGTAGCCAAGAAAGTGTGGGACATGGTACGTGTCATGTTCTTCATGATGAGAAAAGGTATATCCAAGGGCAAACTCATGATGGACCTCAACGTCATGCTAAAGCGCCGAAGCAAGCTCGCCGGAAAAGCCATTGCAAACCTAATgtcccaccaccaccaccaccaccaccacgccGCCGCCTCCCACGACTCCCACCTTCAATTCTCCGCCCCGAGGGAGTACGAGTTCAGCTGCAGCAACACGCCCAGCGCCTTCTCCTTCCCGGCAATAGGGAAGCGCCACCGCCACTTCTTCGCGTGTGTCCACGCGCCTCCCACTCACGACGACGACTCCGTCACCATGAACGCAGTCAAGACGGTGTTGGAGATGCTGAACAACGACGTCAAGGTCGAGACGACGTCGTCCCCTGCGCTGCCAGGGTTCGGGCGGAGCCCCATGGTGAGGCAGCTGAGGGTGACGGACTCGCCGTTCCCTCTGCGGGATTCCGACCAAGACAACGACCACCAGGTCGATAAGGCGGCGGAAGAGTTCATTAAGAGGTTTTACAAGGAGCTCAGAAAGCaggattaa